From Sporocytophaga myxococcoides, the proteins below share one genomic window:
- a CDS encoding heavy-metal-associated domain-containing protein, with amino-acid sequence MKTKLLILTFLIFCSFSSIAQFKSAKIGIDGLTCSMCSNSVEKLLLQLDFVEAVKMDLNTNEAIVFFHKKYKTDFKKVSKKIYDSGFSVREISTSLNFDTISIEGNAFQVNGDKFYILGEERPNLTGERSFRFLDKNLISKKEYSRWSYFIKENDKVHSEKQKAYHISL; translated from the coding sequence ATGAAAACAAAACTCCTCATACTTACATTTTTAATATTTTGTAGTTTCTCTTCTATTGCACAATTCAAATCGGCCAAGATAGGAATTGATGGCCTCACCTGTTCCATGTGCTCCAATAGCGTTGAAAAGCTTCTACTCCAATTGGATTTTGTAGAGGCTGTAAAAATGGATCTGAATACTAATGAAGCCATCGTATTTTTTCACAAGAAATATAAAACTGACTTTAAAAAAGTTAGTAAAAAAATCTATGATTCAGGGTTTTCTGTCAGAGAAATATCAACTTCCCTGAATTTTGATACAATTAGTATTGAAGGAAATGCCTTTCAGGTCAATGGAGATAAATTTTACATTTTGGGAGAAGAGAGACCCAACCTTACAGGAGAAAGATCTTTCAGATTTCTTGATAAGAATCTGATCAGCAAAAAAGAATACAGTCGTTGGTCTTATTTCATTAAAGAAAATGACAAAGTCCATAGTGAAAAACAGAAAGCTTATCATATCAGTCTATGA
- a CDS encoding heavy-metal-associated domain-containing protein → METLQFKTNIKCGACVEKAGKALDEASEIKEWNVDINSNDKILTVKGDNISQEVVQKTLDKAGYKIVS, encoded by the coding sequence ATGGAAACTCTTCAATTTAAAACTAATATCAAATGCGGAGCTTGTGTTGAGAAGGCTGGAAAAGCTTTAGACGAAGCATCTGAAATAAAAGAATGGAATGTTGATATAAACTCCAACGATAAAATTTTGACAGTTAAGGGTGATAATATTTCTCAGGAGGTAGTACAAAAAACACTGGATAAGGCTGGCTACAAAATCGTTTCTTAA
- a CDS encoding DUF2062 domain-containing protein: MNLSILRKTKFVRFFINFIKQGATPEKIALTVALGVIIGAFPVIGPTTILCTLAALILRVNMAAIQFVNYTTYPIQIITILPFYKFGAYLFGDKTFNIPLEEFTGMFRQDIWGSLIFFGNAIFHAVVAWCLVAPIAGGLIYFSVLYLIKKFSGKKQII; the protein is encoded by the coding sequence ATGAACCTTTCCATACTGCGTAAGACTAAGTTTGTCCGCTTTTTTATCAATTTCATTAAACAAGGGGCAACTCCTGAAAAAATAGCATTGACTGTAGCTCTAGGAGTTATCATAGGAGCTTTTCCGGTAATCGGTCCTACAACAATACTTTGTACGCTTGCAGCATTGATACTCAGGGTAAATATGGCAGCAATTCAGTTTGTAAACTACACTACTTACCCAATACAGATTATCACTATTCTCCCTTTTTATAAATTCGGTGCTTATCTTTTCGGAGATAAAACGTTTAATATTCCATTGGAAGAGTTTACCGGAATGTTTCGTCAGGACATCTGGGGATCCCTTATTTTCTTTGGTAATGCCATTTTTCATGCTGTGGTTGCATGGTGCCTTGTAGCGCCTATTGCAGGAGGACTCATTTACTTTTCGGTTTTATATTTAATCAAAAAATTTTCAGGGAAAAAACAGATCATATAA
- a CDS encoding caspase family protein produces MNKLLLTLFLYSVFITGLIAQNNVETVLQKGHFASIKCIDIDSEGSLLATGSKDKTAKLWDINSGREIRSFVGHTHSISRVRFSNDSKYLVTSSIDGTAKVWEVATGRFIFSTPSSDKVLTDAVFSPDGKLLLNSGYADVVSVYDFPTGNLVKTIETNPDKGLGLGVHIQFNKDGKFCAIGEDNRTTKVYETSDWSLLHTFKPEQGWCGGCGTYNVFTKDGNALIKLSSNSTTEEYDLKTGKLLMTYGSELKDVKGIDLSNNDRFILSVAEKGTLIFNRGQKDSIAFFSAPDNHDITAAALGKGNESVYIAYDNNVVTEYNKITGKKIKTFKGLLNENDDNDLGYDPNSYWHSHITKYLRLKNKVILLPNGKQIIRTKSGKEVKVWDIATGIPQTKFSDHAKPVISLDISKDGKTIVSGDSKGGVKIWSLDKGQKLFDLKGHNNPVFDVKFSPDESTITTTGWDATINVFDSKNGNLVNRIDLNNNSAYTFSYTPDGLYMVLARLDKTLELFEPDSKTRVKSFIGHTDVVSSITFHPTHPNIMMSSSWDGTTRIWDIKTGLMLKKLNGIHTPVHAALFTPDGSQVITAGDDRTIRIWDWQNGKIIKQLEGHKAEISNLTLSKDGKLLLSSSLDGSVKFWNLEKGQEFFEHIYIRNKDWMVLTKEGYFNGTSGAMDYVHFVKGTQLYSTEQLIEKFHKPDLLPSLFNNRGTGMHKSVDDLLKNTPPPAVKITALKTEGKAEAEVYIKVTDNGGGTDEIKVLHNGKRISFGNIKNLPNKKGEHVVLKETVSLVHGINIFEASAFSRDRIESSASYSELHSESGELASTCHILAIGIDKYKNPSMTLTFAREDAEALTEMLRKRSQKMFKKIEVTSLYDEEATKANIMKKLNELAKNIQKNDVFIFYYAGHGSMTEEQFFFIPSECTRLYEKNTLAKEAIEASELQQKFREIKALKQIIIMDACHSGGSIEFLASRGGIEEKAIAQLARSSGIHVLASAGSNETAIEVSELGHGLFTYILLNALKGEADGAPKDGKVTVYELKSFLDDQIPEMNKKYHGKSQYPYTFSKGHDFPIVIE; encoded by the coding sequence ATGAATAAGCTGTTACTCACATTATTCCTCTATTCCGTCTTTATAACAGGACTTATAGCTCAAAACAATGTCGAAACGGTGTTACAAAAAGGACATTTTGCTTCCATTAAGTGTATTGATATTGATTCGGAGGGATCATTGCTTGCTACCGGAAGTAAAGATAAAACAGCCAAACTATGGGACATCAATTCAGGAAGGGAAATAAGAAGCTTTGTGGGACACACGCATTCTATATCCAGAGTCCGCTTCAGCAACGATAGTAAATACCTTGTAACAAGCAGTATAGACGGCACTGCAAAAGTGTGGGAAGTAGCAACAGGCAGATTTATTTTTTCTACACCTTCTTCAGACAAGGTTTTAACTGATGCCGTATTTTCTCCTGATGGGAAATTGCTGCTTAATTCCGGATATGCAGATGTTGTATCGGTTTATGACTTCCCGACAGGAAATCTTGTAAAAACAATAGAAACCAATCCGGATAAGGGCCTTGGACTTGGAGTACATATTCAGTTCAATAAAGACGGAAAGTTTTGCGCCATAGGAGAAGACAATCGTACTACTAAAGTTTATGAAACTTCAGACTGGTCTCTGTTGCACACATTTAAGCCGGAGCAGGGATGGTGTGGTGGATGCGGCACTTATAACGTCTTCACCAAAGATGGTAATGCTCTCATTAAACTTTCATCCAACAGTACAACTGAAGAATACGATCTTAAAACAGGCAAGCTCCTGATGACATATGGTAGTGAATTGAAAGATGTAAAGGGTATTGATCTGAGCAACAATGATCGGTTCATTCTCTCCGTTGCGGAAAAAGGTACTTTAATTTTTAATCGCGGTCAAAAAGATTCAATAGCTTTTTTCTCCGCTCCGGATAATCATGATATCACAGCAGCTGCTTTGGGCAAAGGCAATGAATCTGTTTATATAGCCTATGATAACAATGTTGTTACTGAATACAATAAAATAACAGGCAAGAAGATTAAAACATTTAAAGGGTTGCTGAATGAAAATGATGACAATGATCTGGGCTATGATCCTAACAGTTATTGGCACTCTCATATAACTAAATATCTTAGATTAAAGAATAAAGTCATACTTCTTCCTAACGGAAAACAGATAATAAGAACCAAGTCTGGAAAAGAAGTTAAAGTCTGGGATATTGCAACAGGCATACCACAGACCAAATTCTCTGATCACGCTAAACCTGTTATCTCTCTCGATATCTCAAAAGATGGTAAGACGATTGTTTCCGGAGATTCCAAAGGAGGAGTAAAAATCTGGTCGTTGGATAAAGGACAAAAATTATTTGATTTGAAAGGCCATAATAATCCTGTATTTGATGTAAAGTTTAGTCCTGACGAATCGACCATAACTACAACCGGATGGGATGCCACCATCAATGTTTTTGATTCAAAAAACGGAAACCTTGTTAATCGTATTGACCTTAACAACAATTCTGCATACACCTTTTCCTATACACCTGATGGCTTATATATGGTGCTTGCAAGACTTGACAAAACCCTTGAACTGTTCGAACCTGATTCTAAAACAAGAGTAAAATCATTCATTGGTCATACCGATGTCGTCTCCTCTATTACCTTCCATCCCACTCATCCGAATATTATGATGAGCAGTTCATGGGACGGCACCACAAGAATATGGGATATCAAAACAGGACTGATGTTGAAAAAGCTTAACGGTATTCACACACCTGTTCATGCAGCTTTGTTCACTCCTGATGGTTCACAGGTTATTACAGCAGGAGATGACAGAACAATCAGGATATGGGACTGGCAAAACGGTAAAATCATAAAGCAACTGGAGGGCCATAAAGCAGAGATCAGCAATCTGACTCTTAGCAAAGATGGGAAATTGCTCCTAAGCTCATCACTGGATGGATCTGTAAAATTCTGGAACCTTGAAAAAGGTCAGGAGTTTTTCGAGCATATTTATATAAGGAACAAAGACTGGATGGTACTGACAAAAGAAGGGTATTTCAATGGTACTTCAGGAGCGATGGATTATGTTCATTTTGTAAAAGGAACACAGTTGTATTCTACGGAGCAGCTGATTGAAAAATTCCATAAGCCTGACCTACTGCCTTCTCTGTTTAACAATCGCGGTACCGGAATGCATAAAAGTGTTGATGATTTATTAAAGAACACTCCACCACCAGCAGTAAAAATCACTGCATTGAAAACTGAGGGAAAAGCTGAAGCGGAAGTATACATTAAAGTCACTGACAACGGAGGAGGAACAGATGAAATTAAAGTGCTGCATAATGGCAAGAGGATATCTTTTGGTAACATTAAAAACCTGCCTAATAAAAAAGGGGAACATGTGGTATTAAAGGAAACCGTATCACTGGTTCATGGAATAAATATTTTTGAAGCGAGCGCTTTCAGCAGAGACCGCATAGAATCTTCTGCATCTTACTCAGAGTTACATTCCGAATCAGGTGAACTTGCCAGCACCTGCCATATACTAGCCATAGGAATAGATAAATATAAAAATCCATCCATGACACTCACCTTTGCAAGAGAAGATGCTGAAGCCCTTACTGAAATGCTGAGAAAAAGAAGTCAGAAGATGTTTAAGAAAATTGAAGTTACTTCATTGTATGATGAAGAAGCCACAAAGGCCAACATCATGAAGAAACTAAATGAACTTGCCAAAAACATTCAAAAGAATGACGTTTTCATATTTTACTATGCAGGCCATGGCAGCATGACAGAAGAGCAATTTTTCTTTATCCCGTCTGAATGTACACGATTGTATGAAAAGAATACGCTGGCCAAAGAAGCTATAGAAGCTTCTGAACTACAGCAGAAATTCAGAGAGATCAAAGCCCTTAAACAAATCATCATTATGGATGCCTGTCATTCAGGAGGATCAATAGAGTTTCTTGCATCAAGAGGAGGTATTGAAGAAAAAGCCATTGCTCAATTAGCAAGGAGCTCAGGAATACATGTGCTGGCTTCTGCAGGAAGCAATGAAACAGCGATAGAAGTAAGTGAACTGGGACATGGATTGTTTACTTACATTTTACTTAATGCCCTGAAAGGCGAAGCTGACGGAGCTCCAAAGGATGGAAAAGTTACGGTATATGAACTAAAGTCTTTTCTTGATGATCAGATTCCGGAAATGAATAAAAAGTACCATGGAAAATCTCAATATCCTTATACCTTTTCCAAGGGACATGATTTTCCTATTGTTATTGAGTAA
- a CDS encoding amino acid permease, whose translation MKAKDFFRKKTIEDSIRSTVEIEQLENHTLSRSLKLRDLTSFGIAAIVGAGIFSTIGNASASGGPAVSLLFVFTAIACLFSALCYAEFASSVPVAGSAYTYAYVSFGELLAWIIGWDLLMEYAIGNVAVAISWSDYFTSLLKGFGWHLPEYLTMDFLTASRAYNEVIKLLNEGQTGSSISPLLMEGYNAWKNAPTINGIHIVFDFPAFIITAFITMLVYVGIKESKVTGNILVAIKLLVILLFVVAGAFYVQPENWSPFAPNGISGVMKGVSAVFFAYIGFDAVSTTAEEAINPEKDLPKAMFLSLLICTVLYVVVTLVLTGMVTYSELAVGDPLAYAFEKYNLSFLSGIIAFSAVIAMTSVLLVFQLGQPRIWLSMSRDGLLPGVFAKIHPRFKTPSFSTIVTGFVVALPAMFMNLTEVTDLCSIGTLFAFAMVCAGVMINPPKAENSFKVKYINGKIILPVLFFITLLLVVIAKINAFIYMDMTGDLYPITEEFPIIIFIVIFAITACFAFRKNLSLIPALGFLVNLYLMTELGATNWSRFLIWLTLGLIVYLLYGRHRSKLNKKAADQTDITL comes from the coding sequence TTGAAAGCGAAAGATTTTTTCAGAAAAAAGACAATTGAAGATTCTATCAGGAGTACTGTAGAAATCGAACAACTTGAAAACCACACCCTCTCCAGATCCTTAAAACTGAGAGATCTTACTTCTTTCGGTATTGCAGCGATTGTCGGAGCCGGTATATTCAGTACCATTGGCAATGCCAGTGCATCTGGTGGCCCTGCGGTGTCTTTGTTATTTGTCTTTACCGCTATTGCATGTCTTTTTTCAGCGCTTTGTTATGCAGAATTCGCATCTTCTGTTCCTGTTGCGGGAAGTGCATATACTTATGCTTATGTTTCATTTGGAGAACTTCTGGCATGGATCATTGGCTGGGATTTACTAATGGAATATGCAATCGGCAACGTCGCGGTAGCAATCTCCTGGTCAGATTATTTTACGTCCTTGCTGAAAGGCTTCGGATGGCACCTCCCAGAATACCTTACAATGGATTTCCTGACTGCTTCCAGGGCTTATAATGAAGTTATTAAATTATTAAATGAAGGACAGACTGGTTCCAGTATCAGTCCTTTGTTGATGGAAGGTTATAATGCTTGGAAAAACGCTCCGACAATCAATGGGATTCATATCGTATTTGACTTTCCGGCTTTTATCATCACTGCCTTTATTACAATGCTTGTTTATGTTGGGATCAAAGAGAGTAAAGTCACAGGGAATATTCTGGTAGCTATAAAATTGCTGGTGATATTGCTTTTTGTTGTTGCTGGAGCATTTTATGTTCAGCCGGAAAACTGGAGCCCTTTTGCCCCTAATGGAATCAGTGGAGTCATGAAAGGCGTTTCAGCCGTTTTTTTTGCTTATATCGGATTTGATGCTGTATCCACTACTGCTGAAGAGGCTATAAATCCTGAAAAGGATTTACCCAAAGCAATGTTCTTGTCTCTGCTGATATGTACCGTATTGTATGTTGTCGTAACGCTTGTACTTACGGGCATGGTAACATATAGCGAGCTTGCAGTGGGCGATCCATTGGCTTATGCTTTTGAAAAATATAATCTGAGTTTCCTTTCGGGCATTATCGCTTTTAGCGCAGTTATTGCCATGACAAGTGTACTGCTTGTATTTCAGCTGGGCCAGCCGAGGATTTGGCTAAGCATGAGCCGTGACGGCCTTCTGCCTGGAGTTTTCGCAAAAATCCATCCAAGATTCAAAACACCGTCTTTCTCCACTATCGTTACAGGCTTTGTTGTAGCTTTACCGGCAATGTTCATGAACCTTACTGAAGTTACTGATTTATGCAGCATAGGTACTTTATTTGCGTTTGCAATGGTTTGCGCTGGAGTTATGATCAATCCTCCTAAAGCAGAAAATTCATTTAAGGTAAAATACATCAATGGAAAAATTATTCTCCCAGTTTTGTTTTTTATAACATTGCTCCTTGTTGTGATTGCGAAAATTAACGCATTCATTTATATGGATATGACCGGTGACCTGTATCCAATAACAGAAGAATTCCCGATCATCATCTTTATTGTAATCTTCGCTATTACTGCCTGCTTTGCATTCAGAAAAAATCTATCCCTTATTCCTGCCCTTGGTTTTCTTGTCAATCTTTATCTTATGACTGAATTAGGAGCTACCAACTGGAGTCGCTTTCTCATATGGTTAACGTTGGGATTGATCGTTTACCTCTTATATGGAAGACACAGGAGTAAGTTGAATAAAAAAGCTGCTGATCAGACCGATATTACCTTATAA
- a CDS encoding heavy metal translocating P-type ATPase, which translates to MSTIKKIFPVEGLSCASCAVSVESILKSIPEVKDVNVNYAGSTAQVTYENSYPAVKLKEAVQSVGYDLILEEEEKTSPEADQSAHFKKLKMNAFLSLAFATPVVVIGMFFHMAPYANQIMLLLSAPVILIFGKQFFVNAFRLLKHGQTNMDTLVALSTGIAFAFSTFNTLFPEVLLKQGVHPDVYFEAAAVVIAFILLGRMLEERAKQKTGSAIKKLMGLQPKTVKVIRGGAEVELKIEEVMKWDEIVIRSGEKIPVDGLVTSGNSFVDESTITGESIPSEKIIGAKVYAGTLNQKGSFTMKAEKVGSETLLAGIIKTVQEAQGSKAPVQKLADKVAGIFVPIVIGIAVLTFIVWFIVGKGENSLTHALLAMITVLVIACPCALGLATPTAIMVGIGKGAEKGILIRDAESLELAKKTQVLVLDKTGTITMGKPRVTDVYWMENLDNKPLLEGVLLTAERKSGHPLAEAVVQYYKERNVNEVPLDDFESQTGKGVKVQYKGSTYYIGSRNFVKNDIQVELSAEMDRMSNQYSSEAKTLIYLAHNKNVLALIAVADEVKQGSYEAIQKIKDLGIDIYMLTGDTVQTAEAIAKKTGIENYKAEVMPSDKANFVNELKKQGKVVAMAGDGVNDAEALAFADVSIAMAQGSDIAMDVAKITLMSSDLRLIPESFKLSKFTVNTIRQNLFWAFIYNLIGIPLAAGVLYPVNGFLLSPMLAGLAMALSSVSVVMNSLRLKTVRL; encoded by the coding sequence ATGAGTACTATAAAGAAAATTTTTCCTGTAGAGGGCCTGAGTTGTGCTTCATGCGCTGTAAGCGTGGAATCAATTTTAAAATCCATTCCGGAGGTTAAGGATGTTAACGTGAATTATGCCGGATCTACTGCTCAGGTTACTTACGAAAACTCTTATCCTGCAGTGAAGTTAAAAGAAGCTGTTCAATCCGTTGGCTATGATCTGATACTGGAAGAGGAAGAAAAAACATCTCCTGAAGCTGATCAGTCTGCTCATTTTAAAAAACTTAAAATGAACGCTTTTCTCTCCCTGGCCTTTGCCACTCCAGTAGTAGTTATTGGTATGTTTTTTCATATGGCTCCTTATGCCAATCAGATTATGCTGTTGTTGTCTGCTCCGGTTATTCTGATTTTCGGTAAACAGTTTTTTGTAAATGCTTTTCGATTGCTGAAACACGGCCAGACCAATATGGATACACTGGTCGCATTAAGCACTGGTATTGCATTTGCTTTCAGTACATTCAATACATTGTTTCCGGAAGTTCTGTTAAAACAGGGAGTTCATCCGGATGTTTATTTTGAAGCTGCTGCTGTGGTGATCGCCTTTATCTTATTAGGACGAATGCTTGAAGAGCGGGCTAAGCAGAAAACCGGAAGTGCCATCAAAAAGCTAATGGGACTGCAACCCAAAACAGTAAAGGTGATCAGAGGGGGAGCTGAAGTTGAATTAAAGATAGAGGAGGTCATGAAATGGGATGAGATTGTTATTCGTTCCGGAGAAAAAATACCCGTTGATGGATTGGTTACTTCCGGTAATTCATTTGTTGATGAAAGCACGATAACAGGTGAATCTATTCCTTCGGAAAAAATAATCGGAGCAAAGGTATATGCGGGTACTTTGAACCAGAAGGGAAGCTTTACAATGAAAGCAGAGAAAGTCGGTTCAGAAACTTTGCTTGCAGGTATTATTAAGACGGTTCAGGAAGCGCAGGGATCAAAAGCTCCTGTTCAGAAACTAGCCGATAAGGTTGCTGGCATATTCGTACCTATAGTTATAGGCATTGCTGTTCTCACTTTCATTGTATGGTTTATAGTTGGAAAAGGAGAGAATAGTTTAACCCATGCTCTACTGGCAATGATCACGGTTCTTGTAATTGCTTGTCCATGTGCTCTCGGACTTGCAACGCCTACGGCAATTATGGTTGGGATAGGTAAAGGAGCAGAAAAAGGCATTCTTATCAGAGATGCGGAAAGTCTAGAATTGGCTAAAAAAACTCAGGTTCTTGTGTTAGATAAAACAGGCACCATCACAATGGGAAAGCCTAGGGTGACAGATGTTTATTGGATGGAAAATCTTGATAATAAGCCATTACTGGAAGGTGTTCTTCTGACTGCAGAGCGTAAATCTGGCCATCCGTTGGCAGAAGCTGTAGTTCAATATTATAAAGAAAGAAATGTTAATGAAGTACCATTAGATGATTTTGAAAGTCAGACGGGAAAAGGGGTTAAGGTACAGTACAAAGGTAGTACATATTATATAGGTAGCCGCAATTTTGTTAAGAACGATATCCAGGTTGAATTATCAGCTGAAATGGATCGTATGTCGAATCAATATAGTTCGGAAGCAAAAACACTGATTTATTTAGCTCACAATAAGAATGTCCTGGCTCTTATAGCAGTTGCTGATGAAGTGAAACAAGGTTCTTACGAAGCGATACAAAAAATTAAGGATCTTGGTATTGACATATACATGCTTACCGGAGATACTGTACAGACAGCAGAAGCCATAGCAAAGAAAACCGGAATTGAAAACTATAAAGCAGAAGTAATGCCGTCTGATAAAGCTAACTTTGTAAATGAATTGAAGAAGCAAGGAAAAGTTGTAGCTATGGCCGGAGATGGGGTGAATGATGCTGAGGCTCTTGCTTTCGCTGATGTGAGTATTGCAATGGCTCAAGGGTCAGACATTGCAATGGATGTGGCAAAAATTACTCTAATGTCTTCTGATTTAAGACTGATCCCGGAAAGTTTCAAGCTAAGTAAATTTACAGTGAATACAATTCGTCAGAATCTCTTCTGGGCATTTATTTATAATCTTATCGGCATACCTCTTGCTGCCGGGGTATTGTATCCTGTTAACGGTTTTCTCCTTAGTCCTATGCTTGCCGGACTGGCAATGGCATTGAGTAGCGTATCCGTTGTTATGAACAGCCTTAGATTGAAAACGGTAAGGTTATAA
- a CDS encoding zinc-binding dehydrogenase: MDYQCYKVFKPGSLNKLKFTIQKLGKPGKGEVTVQVKAIGLNYADIFAIMGLYSATPKDPFIPGLEYAGIVAEVGEGVQDFKAGDKVMGVTRFGGYTEVLNIDHRYIITLPEGWSFEEGAAFPVQVLTAYYGLVTLGNLQHGQSVLIHSAAGGVGLLANRIAKKMGAYTIGVVGNESKFDILKKEGYDRFLIRSNKFKKDVTEALAGRELNLVMETTGDKFFHWSYDLLAPMGRVISYGSAQFTPSGQAPFYPLLLFKYLFRPRVDPLSMIKANKSLMAFNLIWLYEKADIMKELLNDIFKLNLEAPIIGRTYEFNKLPQALIDFKAGGTIGKLIVKL, translated from the coding sequence ATGGACTATCAATGTTATAAAGTATTTAAACCAGGCTCTTTAAATAAATTAAAGTTCACCATCCAAAAGCTTGGAAAACCTGGAAAAGGTGAAGTAACGGTTCAAGTAAAGGCTATTGGACTTAACTATGCCGATATTTTTGCCATTATGGGATTATATAGTGCTACCCCGAAAGATCCTTTTATCCCCGGCCTGGAATATGCCGGTATTGTTGCAGAAGTAGGTGAAGGTGTTCAAGATTTCAAAGCTGGAGATAAGGTCATGGGAGTAACCCGTTTTGGAGGATACACCGAAGTTCTGAATATTGATCACAGGTATATTATAACATTGCCAGAGGGATGGTCATTTGAAGAAGGTGCAGCCTTTCCTGTTCAGGTTCTTACTGCATATTATGGTCTGGTTACATTAGGCAATTTACAACATGGACAATCCGTGTTGATACATAGCGCTGCGGGAGGTGTGGGACTATTGGCCAACAGAATAGCTAAGAAGATGGGCGCTTATACCATTGGAGTGGTTGGTAACGAATCTAAATTTGACATCTTAAAGAAAGAGGGATACGATCGTTTTTTAATCCGTTCCAATAAATTTAAAAAGGATGTCACAGAAGCATTGGCAGGAAGAGAATTAAACCTCGTGATGGAGACAACAGGGGATAAGTTCTTTCATTGGAGTTATGATTTGCTCGCTCCCATGGGCCGCGTCATATCCTATGGTTCTGCTCAATTTACTCCATCAGGACAGGCTCCATTTTATCCCCTTTTGTTGTTTAAGTACCTGTTTCGTCCCAGAGTTGATCCCTTATCTATGATAAAAGCTAATAAATCTCTGATGGCATTTAATCTTATCTGGTTGTATGAAAAGGCTGATATCATGAAAGAACTGCTCAATGATATATTTAAACTGAATTTGGAAGCTCCCATTATTGGCAGAACATATGAATTTAACAAGCTTCCTCAGGCTTTAATAGACTTCAAGGCTGGAGGGACAATCGGGAAGTTGATCGTGAAACTTTAA
- a CDS encoding AraC family transcriptional regulator, whose translation MEYHLYIKNMVCNRCIKVVREELEKLSVNVKDIRLGEVIINSPNEPNMTKIKEVLEENGFELLEDKKIKLVEKIKTLLIDQIHHHEGELEVNYSEFLSKEIGKDYHTLSNLFSSIENLTIEKFIILQKIEKVKEYLIYNELTLSELAYKLGYSSVAHLSNQFKQITGFSPSEFKKLKTHQRKPLDGIS comes from the coding sequence ATGGAGTATCATTTATATATCAAAAATATGGTTTGTAACCGCTGTATCAAAGTGGTTAGAGAAGAGTTGGAAAAACTTTCTGTAAATGTAAAGGATATCCGTTTGGGAGAAGTGATTATTAACTCTCCCAATGAGCCCAATATGACTAAAATAAAGGAGGTATTGGAGGAAAATGGTTTTGAATTACTGGAAGACAAGAAAATTAAACTTGTTGAGAAAATTAAAACACTGCTGATTGATCAGATACATCATCATGAAGGAGAGCTGGAAGTAAACTATTCAGAGTTTCTCTCAAAGGAGATTGGCAAGGATTATCATACCTTATCTAATTTATTTTCTTCGATAGAAAATCTTACAATTGAAAAATTTATAATCCTTCAAAAGATAGAAAAGGTAAAGGAGTATTTGATTTATAATGAGTTAACTCTTAGTGAACTGGCATATAAGCTAGGATACAGCAGTGTAGCACACCTCAGCAATCAGTTTAAACAGATCACCGGTTTTTCTCCCTCAGAATTTAAAAAACTTAAAACCCATCAGCGTAAGCCTCTGGACGGAATAAGTTAA